The genomic segment TCGACACGCTGGGCCAGATGTCCTGCAACCCGGCGATCGGCGGTATTGGTAAAGGACATCTGGTTAAGGAAGTTGATGCCCTCGGCGGGCTTATGGCGAAAGCGATCGACCATGCGGGTATCCAGTTTAGGATACTAAACGCGAGCAAAGGACCGGCGGTGCGCGCCACCCGCGCTCAGGCGGATCGCGTTCTGTACAAGCAGGCCGTGCGTACGGCACTTGAGAATCAACCGAACCTGATGATCTTCCAGCAGGCGGTAGAAGACCTGATCGTGGAAAACGATCGCGTCGTTGGCGCCGTCACGCAGATGGGCCTGAAATTCCGCGCTAAAGCCGTCGTGCTGACCGTCGGTACTTTCCTCGATGGCAAAATCCATATCGGCCTTGATAACTACAGCGGTGGTCGTGCAGGCGATCCGCCTTCCGTACCGCTGGCGCGTCGACTGCGTGAACTGCCGCTGCGCGTGAGCCGTCTGAAAACCGGCACACCGCCGCGTATCGATGCGCGTACCATTGATTTCAGCGTGCTGGATCAACAGCATGGTGACAACCCGATGCCGGTTTTCTCGTTTATGGGATCGGCGGATCAACATCCGCGCCAGGTGCCGTGCTACGTCACCCATACCAACGAAAAAACCCATGACGTGATCCGCAATAACCTCGATCGCAGCCCAATGTACGCCGGCGTTATCGAAGGGATCGGTCCACGGTATTGCCCGTCGATCGAAGATAAAGTTATGCGCTTTGCCGATCGCAATGCACACCAGATCTTCCTGGAGCCTGAAGGGCTGACCAGCAATGAAATTTATCCGAACGGTATCTCAACCAGCCTGCCGTTCGATGTGCAGATGCAAATTGTCCGTTCCATGAATGGCATGGAAAACGCGAAAATTGTTCGTCCTGGCTACGCCATTGAGTACGACTTTTTCGATCCGCGTGACCTTAAGCCGACGCTGGAAAGCAAATATATCCAGGGTCTTTTCTTTGCCGGCCAAATCAACGGCACAACCGGTTACGAAGAAGCCGCCGCGCAGGGCCTGCTGGCGGGTCTGAACGCCGGACGTTATTCTGCTGAGAAAGAGGGCTGGGCGCCCGGTCGCTCTCAGGCCTATCTTGGCGTCCTGGTTGACGACCTTTGCACGCTGGGCACGAAAGAGCCGTATCGTATGTTTACCTCACGTGCGGAATACCGCCTGATGCTGCGTGAAGACAATGCCGATTTACGCCTGACGGAAGTCGGGCGCGAAATGGGACTGGTCGACGATGCACGCTGGGCGCGTTTCAACGAGAAGCTGGAAAATATCGAACGCGAGCGTCAGCGCCTGAAAAGCACCTGGGTAACGCCGTCTTCGGCGACCGTGGGAGAGATTAACTCAACACTTACCGCGCCGCTTTCCCGTGAAGCCAGCGGCGAAGATCTGCTGCGACGCCCGGAAATGACCTATGCTCAGTTGACCACGCTGTCGGCATTTGCTCCGGCGTTGGAAGACTCACAGGCGGCAGAGCAGGTTGAAATTCAGGTGAAATACGAAGGCTACATTGCCCGTCAGCAGGATGAGATCGAAAAACAGCAGCGCAACGAAAGTACGCTACTGCCGGCGACGCTTGATTATCGCCAGGTTTCTGGCCTCTCCAACGAGGTTATCGCGAAGCTTAACGATCATAAACCGGCATCGATAGGCCAGGCATCACGCATCTCCGGGATCACGCCTGCCGCCATCTCTATTTTGCTGGTCTGGCTGAAAAAACAGGGGTTGCTGCGCCGCAGTGCCTGAGTTGGGATTCTTTTCGGGCCAGCTTATGTCTGGCCCTTTTTACATGGAAAAACCGTCGTGCTGAATACACTGACCCGCCTGCTTGATGACGCAGGAATTTCGCTGCCCGAACACCAGAAAGCCCAGCTGGTGGCTTATGTCGATATGCTGAACAAGTGGAACAAAGCCTATAACCTGACTTCCGTGCGCGATCCCGGCGAGATGCTGGTGCGTCACATCATGGACAGTATTGTCGTGGAGCCGCACCTGCAGGGCTCTCGCTTTATCGACGTCGGCACTGGCCCGGGTTTGCCAGGCGTTCCGCTGGCGATTGTACGTCCTGACAGCCATTTCACGCTGCTGGACAGCCTCGGTAAGCGCGTGCGCTTTTTACGTCAGGTGCAGCATGAACTGAAGCTTGAAAACATCACGCCCGTGCAGAGCCGCGTCGAAGCGTTTCCTGCCGAGCCGGCATTTGATGGCGTTATCAGCCGGGCGTTTGCATCGCTCTCCGATATGGTGAACTGGTGCCATCATCTGCCGGGCGACGCGGGTCGTTTTTATG from the Cronobacter condimenti 1330 genome contains:
- the mnmG gene encoding tRNA uridine-5-carboxymethylaminomethyl(34) synthesis enzyme MnmG; its protein translation is MFYPDPFDVIIIGGGHAGTEAAMAAARMGQQTLLLTHNIDTLGQMSCNPAIGGIGKGHLVKEVDALGGLMAKAIDHAGIQFRILNASKGPAVRATRAQADRVLYKQAVRTALENQPNLMIFQQAVEDLIVENDRVVGAVTQMGLKFRAKAVVLTVGTFLDGKIHIGLDNYSGGRAGDPPSVPLARRLRELPLRVSRLKTGTPPRIDARTIDFSVLDQQHGDNPMPVFSFMGSADQHPRQVPCYVTHTNEKTHDVIRNNLDRSPMYAGVIEGIGPRYCPSIEDKVMRFADRNAHQIFLEPEGLTSNEIYPNGISTSLPFDVQMQIVRSMNGMENAKIVRPGYAIEYDFFDPRDLKPTLESKYIQGLFFAGQINGTTGYEEAAAQGLLAGLNAGRYSAEKEGWAPGRSQAYLGVLVDDLCTLGTKEPYRMFTSRAEYRLMLREDNADLRLTEVGREMGLVDDARWARFNEKLENIERERQRLKSTWVTPSSATVGEINSTLTAPLSREASGEDLLRRPEMTYAQLTTLSAFAPALEDSQAAEQVEIQVKYEGYIARQQDEIEKQQRNESTLLPATLDYRQVSGLSNEVIAKLNDHKPASIGQASRISGITPAAISILLVWLKKQGLLRRSA
- the rsmG gene encoding 16S rRNA (guanine(527)-N(7))-methyltransferase RsmG, whose protein sequence is MLNTLTRLLDDAGISLPEHQKAQLVAYVDMLNKWNKAYNLTSVRDPGEMLVRHIMDSIVVEPHLQGSRFIDVGTGPGLPGVPLAIVRPDSHFTLLDSLGKRVRFLRQVQHELKLENITPVQSRVEAFPAEPAFDGVISRAFASLSDMVNWCHHLPGDAGRFYALKGQRPDDEIAVLPEGFGVEEIIRLSVPRLDGERHLVILKANRT